The DNA region AAGAAGGGCGTAGAAGTTCCAGGCGATTCCCGCGCCCTTCACGTCGACGTCGGTTCGCCCGTACAACTCGAGGATCTCGCCGCCGGCGCGGATCGGCTGCGAGGATTCGCGGTCCCGCACGATCTCCACGCGGGCGGTTTGGCGGAGGAAGCCCCAAGCGCGGATCGATCCGTCCAGCAAGAAGCCGTACTCGCCGCCGTCCACGGTCGGGTTGCCGAGGGTGGAGAAACCGGAACGGTAGTCCCTCGCTTCGAGGGAGAGGGTCCGTTCCGAGCGGTCCGCGTAGGCGAGCACCGCCCGCCAGGCCGGGGCGCCCGTCGTGTCGTCCCCTTCGGATTCGCTCCAGCCGGCCTCCATGTCGAGCCGGATCCGTTCGGTGAAACGGAACCGAATGTCGGCGGTGTACACCAGATTCCGGATCGGCAGAAGAAAACGGATGGTGTCGGGAACCGACGATTCCCGCTCCCAACCGTAGGCGGCGTTCAGGCCCGCTTCCCATCGGTCGGCGCGCCGGGCGATCCGTCCGCCGGTGATGTACTGCGAGTAGATGCCGAAGCCGCCGGTGGTGTCCGCCTCGACGGTGCGGAGGAGAAACGCCGCCGATCGCCACCGCTCCCCTTCCCAGGAGAGAAGCCCCCCCTCGCCGGAGAGCCAGGAAACGGAGAGTTCCGTCAGCGTGGGGAAGATGTCCCCCGCCTCGAGGGTCAGCCGCTCGCCGGAGAGACGCGCCGACGCTCGGATCTCGTCGTCATAGATCGGATCGCGGGAGGCGGCGAGATAGAAGGACCGCTCCCGCCAGTTTCCATAGGCGTACATGTCGAAGGCGAGCGAGGACGTCTCGTCATAGGGGAGATAGGGATCGCCCCGCACGTCGCAGGCGTTCACCACAGCGTACCCCGCCTCCGCCTTCCCCGTGAAAACGAAGCGAGAAGCGGCGGCGCGCTTCTCGGCGCCGATGGAGAAACGCCAGCTCCGTTCGGCGCTTCCCCCTCCCTCGTTCAGCAACACGACCGTCGCTTCGTGCCCTCCCTCGGCGGGGGGGAGTTCCGGCGCGTAGAGAAGGTAGTCCTCGGTTCGTTCCACCCCCTCGGCGATCTCCGCGCCGTCCAGGTAGAGCACCGCCTCGGCCGGGGGCAGGAGTGGAGGGTCGAAGAGGACGGAGAGGAGAAATTCCCCGCCGTCCGGGAGGCGCTCCTCCGGTTCGGGCGAGAGGACCACCACCCGGTCCGCGCCTTCTTCTCCCGCGCCGGTGTCCCGTACCACGATCTCGTGCGGCGCCTCGGCGGGGAAACGGTCCGGGCTCGTCGCCTCCGATCCGTCCTCCGTCCGGACGACGAAAGCGTACTCGAATCCGGGAGGGGCGGCGTAGCGCGCGGGGACCTCGACGCGCCAAGCGCCGGGTCGTTCCTCCAGCGGGAGGCGCGTGAAGAGGGTGTCGCCGATCGCGCGGATGCGCAGCTCCGCCGTGATCGCCCGACCGTCACCGTTCCAGGTGAAGAGCAGGACGGTGGATTCGCCCGGCCGCGGCGGCGCGGGTGGGGTGTGGCGGATCCGCGGGGTTTCGGCGCCGGATCGCGACGCCGTGCAAAAGATCGCGAAGAAAAATACGAGGAGGATCGGGAACCGTCGGTCCACCGGTCGGTCTCTCCTCGGCGCGAAGAAGGGGAGGGAGTTCCTCAGCGGAGGCCCATCACCCGGCGGACCTCGTCCATGGTCTCTCGGGCGATCGCCCGGCACCGCTCCGCGCCCGTCCGGAGCGCGTCCCGGACATCGTCCGGGTGCTCGCGCAGGTAGTGGTACCGCTCCCGGATCGGGTCCAGCTCCTTCAGCATGTTGTCCGCCAATAGCTTTTTGCAGTCCACGCACCCGATTCCGGCACGGCGGCACTCTTCGTTCACCGTCTCCACGTTCTCCCGAGGAGAGAAGACCTTGTGGAGGGTGAAGATGTTGCAGATGTCCGGATTCCCCGGGTCGCTCCGGCGCTTCCGGTTCTCGTCGGTCATCGCCTTGGCGAGCTTGGCGCGGATCGACTCCGGCTCCTCCACCAGGCCGATGTAATTATCCATCGATTTGGACATCTTCGTCTTGCCGTCCAGACCCATGATGCGCGGCGTCGGCGAAAGCTTCGCCTGCGGTTCCGGAAAGACGTCGCCATAGCGGGCGTTGAACTTGCGGGCCACGTCCCGCGAGAGTTCGATGTGCTGCACCTGGTCCTCGCCCACCGGTATCAAGTCCGCCTTGTAGAGGAGGATGTCCGCCGCCTGCAGCACCGGATAGCCGAAGAGGCCGACGTTCACGTTCTCCCGGTGCCTTCTCGACTTCTCCTTGAACTGGGTCATCCGCGCCAGGTCGCCCATGGGGGTCACGGTCATGAAGTACCAGGAGAGCTCGGTGTGTTCCGGCACCTCGCTCTGCACGAACAGGGTGCACTTTTCCGGATCGAGGCCGGCGGCGATGTTGACCGACGCCGCCGCGAGGATCTTCTCCCGCATCTCCGAAGGTTCGTAGATCACGGTGATGGCGTGCAGGTCGACGACGCAGAAGATGGAGTCGTGCTCCTCTAAAAGGGCCACCCAGTTCCGGATGGCGCCGCAGTAGTTTCCAATGGTGATCTCGCCGCTCGGCTGAATTCCGCTGAAGATGCGTCCCACGTTCCGCCTCCTCGGTCCCCACAGCCTTCGGGGGACACGTCGGGCGCAGCGTAGCAACAGCAGAGAAGGGTGTCAAGGGAGGGCCCCGAACACCCGATGATCGGTACGGAGAGGGAGAAACCGATGTTGCGACGATTCTGCGCCGCCGTGCTCGTTCTCGGTCTGATCGCGCCCGACGCCTGCGCTTCCGCGGCGGAGGAGCCGGTACGCGATTCGGGCGGGCTCGGGGGGCGGCTCTTCTGGAGCGCCCTCACGCTGGTGAACGGCGTGATCCTCGCCTCCAGCGTGAGCGACATGCGCCTCTATCAAAGCCGCGCTCGAGACGCGGAGACTTCCGGCGGGGACGCCGGCGAGTACTGGGACGCCTCCTCACGCGAGAAGGTGATGGTCGGCCTTTCGTCGGCTTCCCTTCTGGTCAGCCTCGCCGGGCTCAGGAAGGCGTTCGGCGGCGGCGGGACCGCCGCCGCGGTTCCCCCCGAGGGGGATTTCGCGACGATGCCCGCCCGCGCAAGAGATGGGGGCGCTTTCCAGGTTTTCTCTCTCGAACAGCGGATCCGTTACGACACTCTCGCCTGCGCCGGCGCGCCGCCGGCCGGCGTCGGTCGGGATCGGGAAGAGGAGTGGTCCGTCCAAACGGGGGCCGGTGCGGATCCGCTCGACATCGCCTTTCGGCGCGCACTGGAGGGGGCTCCGGATGGATGTACGGGCGGCGGAGAGGCGGAGAATGCCGGCGCGGGCTTGCCGTCCTCACGCGAAGGCGGCGTTTTCCCCGCGCCGGTCCTGTCCGCCGGCGGCGAGAAGGAGGATTGGACCGTGGACTCCGGGTCGGAATGGGAGGCGATCCTCGCCGCGCGCCGGGAGGCGGGGATGACGGCGGCTTTTCCGCCGGAGGAGGAGACCACCCCTTCGCTCCCCTCGGAAAACGACGAACCGGAGACCTCGGGCGCGCCGGCGAGCCCGGCCGAGGACTCCGCCGCTCCCGACGACCCGGTCGCCGATCTTCTGCGCGCCCTGGATGAGAGCGCCGCCGCGCTCTCCTCACCGCGCGGCGGTGTCCGCCCGATCCCCGGAGCGGTCGCTCGCCCCGCCCCCCTCGTCGCCGCTCCTCCCGCCGAGGAGGAGGGGATCGCCGATTTCGCGTTTCTCCCCTGGGCGGTTCACGTCAGTTCCTTCCAAACCTTCGCGAGGGCGGAGAAGGACGAGGCGATCTGGACCGGTCGCGGGGAGCGGGTCATGATCGAGGAGGCGGAGATCCCCGGCAAAGGGACCTGGTACCGCGTGTTGGTGGGGAACTTCGCCGATCGCGTCGAGGCGGAGGCGCACGCCGCTTCGGTTCGGAGTCGTTTCGGTCTGGAGTACGTGCAGGTGCGGCGTCGATCCGGTCTCTAATCCGCCCTTCCCTTCCTACTTGTTCGCGATCTCCAGGTAGAGTTCGGAGGTCTCGCGGGCGATCCGGTCCCAATCGTAGCGCCGCCGGATCCAGTCTCGCGCCTTCCCGCGCATCGTCTCCACTTCCGCCGGGTTCTCCAGAAGGTGGGTCAACCGCCGGGAGAGATCCTCCACGTCCCCCCGCCGGAAGCGGAAACCGTGGGGCGGACCCTCCGGGGAGGGGGATGCGTC from Candidatus Eisenbacteria bacterium includes:
- the trpS gene encoding tryptophan--tRNA ligase, translating into MGRIFSGIQPSGEITIGNYCGAIRNWVALLEEHDSIFCVVDLHAITVIYEPSEMREKILAAASVNIAAGLDPEKCTLFVQSEVPEHTELSWYFMTVTPMGDLARMTQFKEKSRRHRENVNVGLFGYPVLQAADILLYKADLIPVGEDQVQHIELSRDVARKFNARYGDVFPEPQAKLSPTPRIMGLDGKTKMSKSMDNYIGLVEEPESIRAKLAKAMTDENRKRRSDPGNPDICNIFTLHKVFSPRENVETVNEECRRAGIGCVDCKKLLADNMLKELDPIRERYHYLREHPDDVRDALRTGAERCRAIARETMDEVRRVMGLR
- a CDS encoding SPOR domain-containing protein, whose amino-acid sequence is MLRRFCAAVLVLGLIAPDACASAAEEPVRDSGGLGGRLFWSALTLVNGVILASSVSDMRLYQSRARDAETSGGDAGEYWDASSREKVMVGLSSASLLVSLAGLRKAFGGGGTAAAVPPEGDFATMPARARDGGAFQVFSLEQRIRYDTLACAGAPPAGVGRDREEEWSVQTGAGADPLDIAFRRALEGAPDGCTGGGEAENAGAGLPSSREGGVFPAPVLSAGGEKEDWTVDSGSEWEAILAARREAGMTAAFPPEEETTPSLPSENDEPETSGAPASPAEDSAAPDDPVADLLRALDESAAALSSPRGGVRPIPGAVARPAPLVAAPPAEEEGIADFAFLPWAVHVSSFQTFARAEKDEAIWTGRGERVMIEEAEIPGKGTWYRVLVGNFADRVEAEAHAASVRSRFGLEYVQVRRRSGL